Proteins from a genomic interval of Trifolium pratense cultivar HEN17-A07 linkage group LG6, ARS_RC_1.1, whole genome shotgun sequence:
- the LOC123888651 gene encoding KH domain-containing protein HEN4-like → MAGQRTSYGNKRSHSHNDDGGGVGGSNNKNRRRNPGGDESRDTFQITQDDTVYRYLCPVRKIGSIIGRGGEIVKQLRADTKAKIRIGETVNGCDERVVTIYSVSDESNDFEDSGEFVCPAHDALIRIHQRVIAEDLRGGGGGGGGGEEDDEDEVMEKVDGGDVVTAKLLVPSDQIGCVIGKGGQIVQNIRSETGAQIRILKDERLPLCALNSDELVQITGEIAVVKKALVQIASRLHDNPSRTQHLLASAVAGGYTAGGSMGGPPGGAPIMGMAPLGGYGGYKGDVGDWPRGMYSGSRDEASVKEFSVRFVCPTANIGGVIGKGGGIINQIRQDSGANIKVDSSATEGDDCLISISTREFFEDSFSPTIEAAVRLQPRCSEKVERDSGILSFTSRLLVSSSRIGCLIGKGGTIITEMRRLTKANIRILSKEDLPKIATEDDEMVQISGELDIAKDALVQVLTRLRANLFDKERSVSSYLPPVLPYLPASPEGPDGFNYEGRDGRRHVRDHSYSDGYGGSSDLMPGDSYGNYGSSQLGRGGPYGAYGSYATGRTSTSGLPDRLSERLSSHNGVSRRRNHGY, encoded by the exons ATGGCAGGTCAAAGAACTTCTTACGGAAACAAACGTTCTCACTCACACAACGACGACGGTGGCGGCGTTGGCGGCAGCAATAACAAAAACAGACGCCGTAACCCTGGCGGCGATGAATCACGTGacactttccaaatcacacaaGACGACACCGTTTATCGTTATCTTTGTCCAGTTCGCAAGATCGGAAGTATAATTGGTCGTGGTGGTGAAATCGTTAAACAGCTTCGTGCTGATACAAAAGCTAAGATCCGAATCGGTGAAACTGTTAATGGTTGTGATGAACGTGTTGTTACGATCTATAGTGTTTCTGATGAATCTAATGATTTTGAAGATTCAGGTGAGTTTGTTTGTCCTGCTCATGATGCACTTATTAGGATTCATCAGAGAGTTATTGCTGAAGATTTgcgtggtggtggtggtggtggtggtggtggtgaagaggatgatgaagatgaagttaTGGAGAAAGTTGATGGTGGGGATGTTGTTACGGCGAAATTGCTTGTTCCTTCTGATCAGATTGGTTGTGTGATCGGTAAAGGTGGACAGATTGTTCAGAATATTAGAAGTGAAACTGGTGCTCAGATTAGGATTCTTAAAGATGAACGTTTGCCTCTTTGTGCTTTGAATTCTGATGAACTTGTTCAg ATTACTGGTGAGATTGCTGTTGTGAAGAAGGCTCTGGTTCAGATTGCATCAAGGCTTCATGACAACCCTTCACGTACTCAGCATTTGCTTGCTTCTGCGGTTGCTGGGGGATATACTGCTGGTGGTTCAATGGGGGGTCCTCCTGGCGGGGCTCCAATTATGGGGATGGCTCCTCTTGGTGGTTATGGGGGGTATAAAGGTGATGTTGGAGACTGGCCACGGGGCATGTATTCAGGTTCAAGGGATGAAGCTTCTGTCAAGGAGTTTTCAGTCCGATTTGTTTGTCCAACTGCTAACATTGGAGGTGTGATAGGTAAGGGCGGTGGTATTATAAATCAAATTAGGCAGGACTCTGGGGCGAATATCAAGGTTGATAGTTCGGCAACTGAAGGAGATGACTGCTTAATATCCATTTCTACAAGAGAG TTCTTTGAGGATTCTTTCTCTCCAACAATAGAAGCAGCTGTGCGTTTGCAACCCCGATGCAGTGAGAAAGTTGAAAGAGATTCTGGGATTCTCTCTTTCACTAGCCGGTTACTGGTGTCAAGCTCTCGAATTGGGTGCCTTATTGGCAAAGGAGGAACAATCATTACTGAAATGAGAAGGCTTACAAAAGCTAACATCCGCATCCTATCAAAGGAAGATCTTCCTAAAATTGCAACGGAAGATGATGAAATGGTGCAG ATTTCGGGGGAACTAGATATTGCCAAGGACGCTCTTGTGCAAGTACTTACACGGCTGAGAGCAAATCTTTTTGATAAGGAACGCTCTGTCTCATCCTACCTTCCACCAGTACTTCCATATCTTCCTGCTTCACCAGAAGGACCAGATGGTTTTAACTATGAAGGTAGAGATGGAAGACGACATGTACGTGACCATTCTTATTCAGATGGCTATGGAGGCTCTAGTGATTTGATGCCTGGCGACAGTTATGGAAACTATGGAAGTTCACAG CTTGGTCGAGGTGGTCCTTATGGAGCTTATGGAAGTTATGCTACAGGACGGACTAGTACTTCTGG ATTACCGGACAGACTGTCTGAGAGATTGTCTAGTCACAATGGTGTTTCTCGGAGGAGAAACCATGGTTACTAA
- the LOC123893234 gene encoding cytochrome P450 83B1-like yields the protein MVSFLHILLAFPLLVLFLFIKFKIITKNSSTLPKGPKGLPIIGNLHQLDSSKLHVQLWNLSKIYGPLFSLKIGFKHAIVVSSPKLAKEILKDHDHDVCSRPTSYGTQKLSYNGLDMIFSPYNDCWREIRKICVVHFFSSKKISSFSHVRKFEVKQMMKRISNHVDSNKISNLSEIIMSVSSSIVCRIAFGKSYENEGGEKSRFHCLLNETQAIFLSFFVSDYIPFLGWIDKLTGLVARVDNTFKALDEFFEEVLKEHLDPNNRKKEEEEKDIVDVLLELKKKGRLSIDLTNDHIKAVIMNLLVAATDTSAATSVWAMTGLMKNPRAMKKAQEEVRNLYGNKEFIDEDNIQKLVYLKAVIKETLRFYAPTPMVPRETNEGFILNGYKIEPKTSVYVNGYAIYKDPETWNDPEEFYPERFLNNDIDFKGQDFELIPFGAGRRICPGIPLGIATVEMITANLLNSFDWEMPEGMTKEDIDIEGLPGLASHKKNHLCLVAKNHM from the exons ATGGTGTCATTTCTTCACATACTTCTAGCTTTTCCTTTATTGGTATTATTTCTTttcataaaattcaaaataattaccAAAAACTCATCAACCCTTCCAAAAGGTCCAAAAGGTCTTCCAATAATTGGCAATCTCCATCAACTTGATAGTTCAAAATTACATGTTCAACTTTGGAACCTCTCAAAAATCTATGGTCCTCTTTTCTCTCTTAAAATTGGTTTCAAACATGCAATTGTTGTTTCATCACCTAAACTAGCTAAAGAAATTCTCAAAGATCATGACCATGATGTTTGTAGTAGACCAACTTCATATGGTACACAAAAATTGTCTTACAATGGCTTAGATATGATATTTTCACCATACAATGATTGTTGgagagaaataagaaaaatttgtgTGGTCCATTTTTTTAGCTCCAAAAAAATTTCTAGCTTTTCACATGTGAGAAAATTTGAGGTCAAACAAATGATGAAAAGGATTTCCAACCATGTTGATTCTAACAAAATTTCAAACCTTAGTGAGATTATTATGTCTGTCTCAAGCTCTATAGTTTGTAGAATTGCATTTGGAAAAAGTTATGAAAATGAAGGGGGTGAGAAAAGTAGGTTTCATTGTTTACTTAATGAGACACAAgctatttttctttctttttttgtttcgGATTATATtccttttttgggttggattgatAAACTCACAGGGTTAGTTGCTCGTGTTGATAACACTTTTAAAGCTTTGGATGAGTTTTTTGAAGAAGTTCTTAAGGAACATCTTGATCCTAATAAtaggaagaaagaagaagaagagaaggatATAGTTGATGTGTTACTTGAGTTAAAAAAGAAGGGTCGTCTCTCAATTGATCTTACCAATGATCACATCAAAGCTGTTATTATG AATCTACTTGTAGCAGCTACAGACACAAGTGCAGCCACATCAGTTTGGGCTATGACTGGACTAATGAAGAATCCAAGAGCAATGAAGAAAGCACAAGAAGAAGTTAGAAACCTCTATGGCAACAAAGAGTTCATAGATGAAGATAATATTCAAAAGCTTGTATATCTCAAGGCTGTGATAAAAGAGACACTAAGATTCTACGCACCAACACCAATGGTACCAAGAGAAACCAATGAAGGTTTCATTCTAAATGGTTATAAAATAGAGCCAAAGACTTCAGTATATGTGAACGGTTATGCTATTTATAAAGACCCTGAGACATGGAATGATCCTGAAGAATTTTATCCAGAGAGATTTTTAAACAATGACATAGATTTTAAAGGACAAGATTTTGAGTTGATTCCGTTTGGTGCCGGGCGTAGAATTTGCCCCGGCATACCACTAGGAATTGCCACGGTGGAAATGATAACTGCAAATCTTCTCAATTCATTTGATTGGGAAATGCCTGAAGGGATGACAAAAGAAGATATAGACATTGAAGGGCTACCGGGACTTGCTAGTCACAAGAAGAATCATCTTTGCCTTGTTGCCAAGAATCACATGTGA
- the LOC123889083 gene encoding polypyrimidine tract-binding protein homolog 1-like isoform X2, protein MSTSTQHQFRYTQTPSKVLHLRNLPWECSEEELIELCNPFGRIINTKCNVGANRNQAFVEFVDQNQAISMVSYYASSSEPAQVRGKTVYIQYSNRHEIVNNKSPGDIPGNVLLVTIEGVEAGDVSIDVIHLVFSAFGFVHKIATFEKTAGFQALIQFTDADTAASARDALDGRSIPRYLLPDHVGSCNLRISYSAHKDLNIKFQSNRSRDYTNPMLPVNHSAIEGAAQPVIGPDGKRREPESNVLLASIENMQYAVTVDVINTVFSAFGTVQKIAMFEKNGQTQALIQYPDVTTAAAAREALEGHCIYDGGYCFQ, encoded by the exons ATGTCAACATCAACCCAACACCAGTTCCGATACACTCAAACCCCTTCCAAGGTTCTTCATCTTCGCAATCTTCCATGGGAGTGTTCAGAAGAGGAACTCATTGAACTTTGTAATCCCTTCGGTAGAATCATCAATACCAAATGCAATGTCGGCGCTAATCGTAATCAAGCCTTTGTTGAATTC GTGGatcaaaatcaagcaatttCAATGGTTTCATATTATGCTTCATCTTCAGAGCCTGCTCAGGTTCGTGGTAAAACTGTTTACATACAGTATTCCAATAGACACGAAATTGTCAACAACAAAAGCCCTGGAGATATTCCTGGAAATGTCTTGCTGGTAACTATTGAAGGCGTGGAAGCCGGGGATGTGAGCATTGATGTTATCCACTTG GTGTTTTCTGCTTTTGGCTTTGTTCATAAAATTGCTACATTTGAAAAGACCGCTGGTTTCCAG GCTCTGATTCAGTTCACTGATGCTGATACTGCTGCTTCAGCTAGGGATGCACTGGATGGAAGAAGCATACCAAg ATACCTGCTTCCAGATCATGTTGGTTCTTGTAATTTGCGTATTTCATATTCAGCACATAAAGatctaaatatcaaatttcaatcCAATCGTAGCAG GGACTATACAAATCCTATGCTTCCTGTCAATCATAGTGCTATTGAGGGGGCAGCACAG CCTGTTATTGGTCCCGATGGAAAGAGGAGAGAACCGGAGAGCAATGTACTTTTGGCTTCCATTGAAAATATGCAGTATGCTGTTACTGTTGACGTCATCAACACG GTTTTTTCTGCATTTGGTACTGTCCAGAAAATTGCCATGTTCGAAAAGAATGGTCAAACTCAGGCACTAATTCAGTACCCAG aTGTTACGACGGCAGCAGCTGCTAGAGAAGCTTTAGAGGGGCATTGCATATATGATGGTGGCTATT GCTTTCAGTGA
- the LOC123889083 gene encoding polypyrimidine tract-binding protein homolog 1-like isoform X1 produces the protein MSTSTQHQFRYTQTPSKVLHLRNLPWECSEEELIELCNPFGRIINTKCNVGANRNQAFVEFVDQNQAISMVSYYASSSEPAQVRGKTVYIQYSNRHEIVNNKSPGDIPGNVLLVTIEGVEAGDVSIDVIHLVFSAFGFVHKIATFEKTAGFQALIQFTDADTAASARDALDGRSIPRYLLPDHVGSCNLRISYSAHKDLNIKFQSNRSRDYTNPMLPVNHSAIEGAAQPVIGPDGKRREPESNVLLASIENMQYAVTVDVINTVFSAFGTVQKIAMFEKNGQTQALIQYPDVTTAAAAREALEGHCIYDGGYCKLHLSYSRHTDLNVKAFSDKSRDYTVPQVPVTAWQNPQAAPMYPTSSPGFQTQVPGGQGPSWDLTQHAVRPGYVPVPGAYPVQNGAYPTMPAYASAAMPTASSPLAQSSHPGVPHNVNLQPSGGSTSGPGSSPHMQTSFGAQGLVRPGVQPNARPGGDSPSGQHYYG, from the exons ATGTCAACATCAACCCAACACCAGTTCCGATACACTCAAACCCCTTCCAAGGTTCTTCATCTTCGCAATCTTCCATGGGAGTGTTCAGAAGAGGAACTCATTGAACTTTGTAATCCCTTCGGTAGAATCATCAATACCAAATGCAATGTCGGCGCTAATCGTAATCAAGCCTTTGTTGAATTC GTGGatcaaaatcaagcaatttCAATGGTTTCATATTATGCTTCATCTTCAGAGCCTGCTCAGGTTCGTGGTAAAACTGTTTACATACAGTATTCCAATAGACACGAAATTGTCAACAACAAAAGCCCTGGAGATATTCCTGGAAATGTCTTGCTGGTAACTATTGAAGGCGTGGAAGCCGGGGATGTGAGCATTGATGTTATCCACTTG GTGTTTTCTGCTTTTGGCTTTGTTCATAAAATTGCTACATTTGAAAAGACCGCTGGTTTCCAG GCTCTGATTCAGTTCACTGATGCTGATACTGCTGCTTCAGCTAGGGATGCACTGGATGGAAGAAGCATACCAAg ATACCTGCTTCCAGATCATGTTGGTTCTTGTAATTTGCGTATTTCATATTCAGCACATAAAGatctaaatatcaaatttcaatcCAATCGTAGCAG GGACTATACAAATCCTATGCTTCCTGTCAATCATAGTGCTATTGAGGGGGCAGCACAG CCTGTTATTGGTCCCGATGGAAAGAGGAGAGAACCGGAGAGCAATGTACTTTTGGCTTCCATTGAAAATATGCAGTATGCTGTTACTGTTGACGTCATCAACACG GTTTTTTCTGCATTTGGTACTGTCCAGAAAATTGCCATGTTCGAAAAGAATGGTCAAACTCAGGCACTAATTCAGTACCCAG aTGTTACGACGGCAGCAGCTGCTAGAGAAGCTTTAGAGGGGCATTGCATATATGATGGTGGCTATTGTAAGCTTCATCTATCATACTCTCGTCATACTGATCTCAATGTAAAG GCTTTCAGTGACAAAAGTAGAGACTACACAGTACCACAAGTTCCTGTAACAGCTTGGCAAAATCCTCAGGCTGCACCTATGTACCCAACCAGTTCCCCTGGTTTTCAGACTCAAGTTCCTGGAGGACAAGGGCCATCATGGGATCTAACTCAGCATGCAGTTAGACCGGGTTATGTACCTGTTCCCGGTGCTTATCCTGTTCAAAATGGTGCATATCCTACTATGCCCGCCTACGCGTCCGCAGCTATGCCTACCGCTTCCTCGCCTCTTGCTCAAAGCAGCCATCCCGGGGTTCCACACAATGTAAATTTACAGCCTAGTGGTGGTTCAACTTCCGGTCCTGGTTCCTCGCCTCACATGCAAACCAGCTTTGGTGCTCAAGGATTGGTTCGGCCTGGGGTGCAGCCAAATGCGAGACCTGGTGGTGATTCACCTTCAGGTCAGCATTATTATGGTTAG